Proteins co-encoded in one Deinococcus aerius genomic window:
- a CDS encoding YbaK/EbsC family protein, with translation MADLAPSARKVQDAWRALGVPAEVVELPGYTRTAAEAAATLGCDVEEIAKSLVFRMGGGEAVLVMLSGRDRVDETRLAECLGEAVGKADAAFVRECTGFAVGGVPPVGHVRSLVTLLDDALLELDAVWAAAGTPHAVARVLTRDLRRLPNARIATLRERREGTSVAA, from the coding sequence GTGGCTGACCTGGCGCCCAGCGCCCGGAAGGTTCAGGACGCCTGGCGCGCGCTCGGTGTTCCCGCCGAGGTCGTGGAGTTGCCCGGCTACACACGCACCGCCGCGGAGGCGGCCGCCACCCTGGGGTGTGACGTGGAGGAGATCGCCAAGTCGCTCGTGTTCCGCATGGGGGGTGGCGAGGCGGTGCTGGTGATGCTCAGCGGTCGTGACCGCGTGGACGAGACCCGCCTGGCCGAGTGCCTGGGCGAGGCTGTGGGGAAGGCGGACGCGGCGTTCGTGCGGGAATGCACGGGCTTTGCGGTCGGCGGGGTGCCGCCGGTGGGTCACGTCCGCTCGCTGGTCACGCTGCTGGATGACGCCTTGCTGGAGTTGGACGCGGTGTGGGCGGCGGCCGGCACCCCTCACGCCGTCGCCCGGGTGCTGACCCGTGACTTGCGCCGCTTGCCCAACGCGCGTATCGCTACCCTACGTGAGAGGCGTGAGGGCACGAGTGTTGCCGCATGA
- a CDS encoding DUF305 domain-containing protein: protein MRKTLLTVLALGALPTPALAQMNHGTMHMATPATGMNPPMDLSALKAMTGKAFDRAFLSMMIPHHQAAVAMSQAVLGTRDPKVKAWANTIIRDQNREIAQMNTLLKSYGGADSEMQASMMGDMASSVKSASNKDRAFVQGMIPHHASAIDMANLALQKSQNLSVLGLARDITRAQAAEMYDFKAYLLR from the coding sequence ATGCGGAAAACACTCCTGACCGTGCTGGCCCTGGGCGCCCTGCCCACCCCGGCCCTCGCCCAGATGAACCACGGCACTATGCACATGGCCACCCCCGCGACCGGCATGAACCCGCCGATGGACCTGAGCGCTCTGAAGGCGATGACCGGCAAGGCCTTCGACCGCGCCTTTCTCTCCATGATGATCCCGCACCACCAGGCCGCCGTCGCCATGAGCCAGGCCGTCCTCGGCACCCGGGACCCCAAGGTCAAGGCCTGGGCGAACACCATCATCCGGGACCAGAACCGGGAGATCGCCCAGATGAACACCCTGCTGAAGAGTTACGGCGGCGCCGACAGCGAGATGCAGGCGAGCATGATGGGCGACATGGCGAGCAGCGTGAAAAGCGCCAGCAACAAGGACCGCGCCTTCGTGCAGGGCATGATTCCGCACCACGCCTCCGCCATCGACATGGCGAACCTCGCCCTCCAGAAATCGCAGAACCTCAGCGTGCTGGGGCTCGCCCGCGACATCACCCGCGCCCAGGCCGCCGAGATGTACGACTTCAAGGCCTACCTGCTGCGCTGA
- a CDS encoding winged helix-turn-helix domain-containing protein → MPNVLIVDDDPAILEILRAYLAAEGHTVLEAADGIQARTLLPRADLAILDWMLPGVSGLELAREARAARLDLPILMLTARGEEEDKLRGLDLGLDDYVVKPFSPREVVARVRALLRRVGVRDTVSSGGLELDLRARTATLDGQPIDLSKLEYDLLAALASHPGLAWTRERLLERVWGQDFPGTERVVDVHVTGLRKKLGDDADRPRFIETVRGVGYRFRTDT, encoded by the coding sequence ATGCCCAACGTCCTGATTGTGGACGACGACCCCGCCATCCTCGAAATCCTGCGCGCCTACCTCGCTGCGGAAGGACACACGGTTCTGGAAGCGGCCGACGGGATTCAGGCCCGCACCCTGCTCCCCCGTGCCGACCTCGCCATCCTCGACTGGATGCTGCCCGGTGTGTCTGGCCTGGAACTGGCCCGGGAAGCTCGGGCCGCCCGCCTCGACCTGCCCATCCTGATGCTCACCGCACGAGGGGAAGAAGAAGACAAGCTGCGCGGTCTGGACCTCGGCCTCGACGACTACGTGGTCAAGCCCTTTAGCCCTCGGGAGGTCGTCGCCCGGGTCCGCGCCCTGCTGCGCCGGGTGGGCGTCCGCGACACGGTGAGCAGCGGGGGCCTGGAACTTGACCTGCGCGCCCGCACGGCGACCTTGGACGGGCAACCCATCGACCTCTCCAAGCTGGAATACGACCTGCTGGCCGCGCTCGCCTCCCACCCCGGCCTCGCCTGGACCCGGGAGCGGTTGCTGGAACGGGTCTGGGGCCAGGACTTCCCCGGCACCGAGCGGGTGGTGGACGTGCATGTGACGGGCCTGCGCAAGAAGCTCGGAGATGACGCCGACCGACCCCGTTTCATCGAGACGGTGCGGGGCGTCGGCTACCGCTTCAGGACCGACACTTGA
- a CDS encoding sensor histidine kinase, with translation MKLYPRLFLSHLLVILIAVGAMLVLTELLAPAFVRHHVEQMVRLIGPDGASLRPDLERGMRRTLNSALLVSLPLALLVAALTALLSARRVVRSVTLLRDGSHAIAAGEYRRRLPEEGRDELTDLARHYNRMAGALERVEQGRVELISNVAHELRTPLAALRGYAEALRDRVLAPEVASDAIVRETVAMERLVRDLSLVSRVEAGAVELHPTDFRPGELLRAALERFEGAAQDRGIHLALQTDDPLPRVTADFERASQVLANLLSNALRHTPSGGSVTLAAHAADGRVTFEVRDTGSGIPEEHLGRIFERFYRVDPARTRGEGSGVGLTIAKGLIERMGGTLTVTSGPGGSTFGFTLLAAHTGST, from the coding sequence GTGAAGCTCTACCCCCGCCTGTTCCTGTCGCACCTGCTGGTCATCCTGATCGCCGTCGGCGCCATGCTGGTCCTGACCGAACTGCTCGCCCCCGCCTTCGTGCGCCACCACGTCGAGCAGATGGTGCGCCTGATCGGCCCGGACGGGGCCAGCCTGCGCCCCGACCTGGAACGGGGGATGCGCCGCACCCTCAACTCCGCCCTGCTGGTGTCCCTCCCCCTCGCGCTGCTGGTGGCCGCCCTGACGGCCCTGCTCTCGGCGCGGCGGGTGGTGCGGAGCGTGACCCTGCTGCGGGACGGCAGCCACGCCATCGCGGCCGGGGAGTACCGGCGGCGCCTGCCCGAGGAGGGCCGCGACGAGCTGACCGACCTCGCGCGGCACTACAACCGGATGGCCGGGGCGCTGGAGCGGGTCGAGCAGGGCCGGGTGGAACTGATCTCGAACGTGGCGCACGAACTGCGCACCCCCCTGGCCGCCCTGCGTGGGTACGCCGAGGCGCTGAGAGACCGGGTGCTGGCCCCCGAGGTGGCCTCGGACGCCATCGTGCGGGAGACAGTGGCGATGGAACGGCTGGTGCGGGACCTGAGCCTGGTGTCCCGGGTGGAGGCGGGCGCCGTGGAGCTGCACCCGACGGACTTCCGACCGGGGGAGTTGCTGAGGGCCGCGCTGGAGCGCTTCGAGGGCGCCGCTCAGGACCGGGGCATCCACCTGGCCCTGCAAACGGACGACCCTCTCCCACGGGTCACGGCGGACTTCGAGCGGGCCTCGCAGGTCCTGGCGAACCTGCTCTCGAACGCCCTGCGGCACACTCCCAGCGGCGGGTCCGTCACGCTTGCGGCCCACGCGGCGGACGGTCGGGTGACCTTTGAGGTGCGGGACACCGGGAGCGGCATTCCCGAGGAGCACCTGGGCCGCATCTTCGAGCGGTTCTACCGGGTGGACCCGGCGCGGACCCGGGGCGAGGGAAGCGGGGTGGGCCTCACCATCGCCAAGGGCCTAATCGAGCGCATGGGCGGCACGCTCACCGTCACGTCGGGGCCAGGAGGCAGCACGTTCGGCTTCACGTTGCTGGCCGCCCATACGGGGAGCACCTGA
- a CDS encoding DUF2171 domain-containing protein — translation MTTGAQIQEHMPVICADGHRHGEVDRVDGEYIKLSRDDSGTHHWLPLSAVDHVDEHVHLKLNHEQVHQQWLSEDPHPEHRQ, via the coding sequence ATGACGACGGGAGCACAGATTCAGGAGCACATGCCGGTGATTTGCGCGGACGGGCACCGGCACGGCGAGGTGGACCGGGTAGACGGGGAGTACATCAAGCTGAGCCGGGACGACTCGGGGACGCACCACTGGCTGCCGCTGAGCGCGGTGGATCACGTGGACGAGCATGTGCACCTGAAGCTGAACCACGAGCAGGTGCATCAGCAGTGGCTGAGCGAGGACCCCCACCCCGAACACCGGCAGTAA
- a CDS encoding DUF2171 domain-containing protein, producing MTMQSQIKPGMPVKCADGMDHGQVDGVDGEYIKLSGGDSAQPHWLPISAVDHVDQHVHLNLGHEQVHQQWLSEDPHPEHRQ from the coding sequence ATGACGATGCAGTCGCAGATCAAGCCAGGCATGCCGGTGAAGTGTGCGGACGGAATGGATCACGGCCAGGTGGACGGCGTGGACGGGGAGTACATCAAGCTGTCGGGGGGCGATTCCGCACAGCCGCACTGGCTGCCCATAAGTGCCGTGGACCATGTGGATCAGCACGTCCACCTGAACCTGGGCCACGAACAGGTCCACCAGCAGTGGTTGAGTGAGGACCCCCATCCCGAACACCGCCAGTAA
- a CDS encoding heavy metal translocating P-type ATPase: MTASPPRPDAPLPETAHLTYFVDGMDCASCVQKVERMMATLPGASGVKTSFNKQTLDLDLDETRTSRTTLEQNLQALGYTPELLSRAAPLTPIEDLSHLTYFVDGMDCASCVQKVERMMATVPGASGVKTSFNKQTLELDLDERQTPRALLERNLHSLGYTPSLQGGAASPSAAKSHEGHDHAGQDHHDHDHGSHDHDPGGHGHTHEIPKPGQPWYATGQGKLVVTSGVLLALAWLFGFIEPQFATVGFIAATLIGVWPLAKKAVASARFGDYFSINTLVSLAALGAILIGEAAEGAVVVFFFAVGELLEGIAAGRARAGIQALAALAPKTALLVEGQGTREVPANALRVGQTVQVNPGARVPADGTILSGTSSLDDSPVTGESVPVVKSAGNSVYAGSINTDGVLTVRVDKAASDNTIARIIHMVEEAEGSKAPTARFIDRFSRYYTPGVVAVSALVALVPPLFFGAQWHPWLYKGIALLLIGCPCALVLSVPAAITSGISAGTRRGLLIKGGAALESIGSVKTVAFDKTGTLTAGKPRVTDVLGVNLDRNEVLRLAAAVESGSSHPLAKAITDAARQGGLTLPPVTDAQAIPGKAVTATVEGRTLSVSSPRHADTFAPLPGSVRAKITAFEEQGRTAVVLRDGTVPLGVIAIRDEPRPDAREAIAQLRGLGVQTVMLTGDNARTGQAIASDLGMDVRAELLPEDKLRLIADLKAKGGVAMVGDGINDAPALAQSDVGIAMGGGTDVALETADAALLQERVTGVAHLVSLSRATMQNIKVNIAFALGLKAIFLVTTLLGYTNLWMAILADTGATAIVTANALRLLRWKGGGPAAPRTVTAAPTPTRA; the protein is encoded by the coding sequence ATGACGGCCTCACCCCCCCGCCCAGATGCCCCTTTGCCGGAGACCGCTCACCTGACCTATTTCGTGGACGGGATGGACTGTGCGAGTTGCGTGCAAAAAGTCGAGCGCATGATGGCCACGCTGCCCGGCGCGAGCGGCGTCAAAACGAGCTTCAACAAGCAGACGCTCGACCTGGACCTCGACGAGACCCGGACTTCACGCACAACCCTGGAACAAAATCTCCAGGCGCTGGGTTACACACCTGAATTGCTGAGCCGTGCCGCCCCCCTCACCCCGATCGAGGACCTCTCCCACCTGACCTACTTCGTGGACGGGATGGATTGTGCGAGTTGCGTGCAGAAGGTCGAACGCATGATGGCCACCGTGCCGGGCGCGAGCGGCGTGAAGACCAGCTTCAACAAGCAGACCCTGGAACTCGACCTCGACGAGCGCCAGACCCCTCGCGCCCTGCTGGAGCGCAACCTGCACTCCCTGGGCTACACCCCTTCCCTGCAGGGAGGAGCGGCCTCTCCGTCCGCCGCCAAGAGCCACGAGGGCCATGACCACGCGGGGCAGGACCACCACGACCACGATCACGGCAGCCACGATCACGACCCCGGGGGTCATGGTCACACCCACGAGATCCCCAAACCGGGTCAGCCCTGGTACGCGACCGGGCAGGGCAAGCTGGTCGTGACCTCCGGCGTGCTGCTCGCCCTGGCCTGGCTGTTCGGCTTTATCGAGCCTCAGTTCGCCACCGTCGGTTTTATCGCCGCGACCTTGATCGGCGTGTGGCCGCTGGCGAAGAAGGCGGTGGCGAGTGCCCGCTTCGGGGACTACTTCAGCATCAACACGCTGGTGAGCCTCGCCGCCCTCGGCGCTATCCTGATCGGGGAAGCGGCCGAGGGCGCGGTCGTCGTGTTCTTCTTCGCGGTCGGCGAACTCCTGGAGGGCATCGCCGCCGGTCGGGCCCGCGCCGGGATTCAGGCGCTCGCAGCGCTGGCTCCCAAGACGGCCCTGCTCGTTGAAGGTCAGGGCACCCGCGAGGTACCTGCCAATGCCCTGCGGGTCGGGCAGACCGTGCAGGTGAATCCGGGGGCGCGGGTGCCCGCCGACGGCACCATCCTGAGCGGCACCTCCAGTCTCGACGACAGCCCCGTGACGGGGGAGAGCGTCCCGGTTGTGAAGAGCGCGGGGAACAGCGTGTACGCGGGCAGCATCAACACCGACGGGGTGCTGACCGTGCGGGTGGATAAGGCCGCCAGCGACAACACCATCGCCCGGATCATTCACATGGTCGAGGAGGCGGAGGGCAGCAAGGCGCCCACCGCGCGCTTCATCGACCGCTTCAGCCGGTACTACACCCCCGGGGTGGTGGCGGTGTCCGCCCTGGTCGCCCTGGTTCCGCCCCTGTTCTTCGGAGCCCAGTGGCACCCTTGGCTCTACAAGGGGATCGCCCTGCTGCTGATCGGTTGCCCCTGCGCCCTGGTCCTGAGTGTGCCTGCGGCCATCACCAGCGGGATCAGCGCGGGAACCCGGCGCGGACTGCTGATCAAGGGCGGGGCCGCGCTGGAGAGCATCGGGAGCGTCAAGACGGTCGCGTTCGACAAGACCGGGACGCTGACGGCCGGGAAGCCGCGCGTGACCGACGTCCTTGGGGTGAACCTGGACCGCAACGAGGTGCTGCGCCTGGCCGCCGCCGTGGAGTCGGGCAGCAGTCACCCGCTGGCCAAGGCCATCACGGACGCCGCCCGGCAGGGTGGCCTCACCCTGCCCCCCGTCACGGACGCGCAGGCAATTCCCGGCAAGGCGGTCACGGCCACCGTCGAGGGCCGGACGCTCAGCGTCAGCTCGCCGCGGCACGCGGATACGTTCGCTCCCTTGCCCGGCAGCGTGCGGGCGAAGATCACGGCGTTCGAGGAGCAGGGCCGCACGGCGGTCGTGCTGCGGGACGGGACTGTTCCCCTGGGTGTCATCGCCATCCGCGACGAGCCCCGTCCTGACGCCCGGGAGGCCATCGCGCAGCTTCGCGGGCTGGGCGTCCAGACGGTGATGCTCACCGGGGACAATGCCCGTACCGGGCAGGCCATCGCCTCTGACCTCGGGATGGACGTGCGGGCCGAGTTGCTGCCCGAGGACAAGCTGCGTTTGATCGCGGATCTGAAGGCGAAGGGGGGCGTGGCGATGGTGGGGGACGGTATCAACGACGCGCCCGCGCTGGCCCAGTCGGACGTGGGCATCGCGATGGGCGGCGGCACCGACGTGGCCCTGGAGACCGCCGACGCCGCCCTGCTGCAAGAACGCGTCACCGGCGTCGCCCATCTGGTCTCCCTGTCACGCGCCACCATGCAGAACATCAAGGTGAACATCGCCTTCGCGCTGGGCCTCAAGGCGATCTTCCTGGTCACGACCCTGCTGGGGTACACCAACCTGTGGATGGCGATTCTGGCCGACACCGGCGCGACCGCCATCGTCACGGCCAACGCCCTGCGCCTGCTGCGCTGGAAGGGGGGCGGTCCCGCCGCCCCCCGCACCGTCACCGCCGCCCCGACCCCCACCCGCGCCTGA
- a CDS encoding glutaredoxin family protein — MPEITLYTVPNCADCQAIKRLLTRQGAAFTEKNVRGDPQALAEMQARAQVRIAPVTVIGEQAFYGPFDDQRPRILAALRGETAA, encoded by the coding sequence ATGCCCGAGATCACGCTCTACACCGTCCCGAACTGCGCGGACTGCCAGGCCATCAAGCGGCTGCTGACCCGCCAGGGCGCCGCCTTTACTGAGAAGAACGTGCGAGGGGACCCGCAGGCCCTGGCGGAGATGCAGGCCAGGGCGCAGGTCCGCATCGCCCCCGTCACCGTGATCGGCGAGCAGGCCTTTTACGGCCCCTTCGACGACCAGCGCCCGCGGATTCTGGCGGCCCTGCGGGGAGAGACCGCCGCTTGA
- a CDS encoding ZIP family metal transporter produces MNALTVQLLSLTSIPVAATLLGGVLASYRTPGERLRSFVQHFAAGVVFAAVAGELLPEITRGHQPLGVVIGFSLGVGLMLVIRHLAGRLERPAAGGSAPRGNVGLVTVVGLDVLIDGLLIGVGFAAGARVGTLLVVALTLELLFLGVSVASSLGQSGTSRGRTVLTVAGLSLLVIVGALLGGTLLQGLSGLALEIVLSFGAAALLFLVTEELLTEAHEVKETPPITAAFFAGFVALYLLELAS; encoded by the coding sequence TTGAACGCCCTCACCGTGCAACTCCTGTCCCTCACGTCGATCCCGGTGGCGGCCACCTTGCTCGGGGGCGTCCTCGCCAGCTACCGAACCCCCGGCGAGCGGCTGCGCTCCTTCGTCCAGCACTTCGCCGCGGGCGTGGTGTTCGCCGCCGTGGCGGGCGAACTGCTGCCGGAAATCACCCGGGGCCACCAGCCGCTCGGCGTGGTGATCGGCTTCTCGCTGGGCGTGGGCCTGATGCTCGTCATCCGGCACCTGGCCGGGCGCCTGGAACGTCCGGCAGCGGGCGGCTCCGCCCCGCGTGGGAACGTCGGCCTGGTGACCGTGGTGGGCCTCGACGTGCTGATCGACGGGCTGCTGATCGGGGTGGGCTTCGCGGCGGGCGCGCGGGTGGGCACGCTGCTGGTGGTGGCCCTGACGCTGGAACTGCTGTTCCTGGGTGTCTCGGTGGCCTCCAGCCTGGGCCAGTCCGGCACATCCCGGGGCCGCACGGTCCTCACCGTGGCCGGGCTGAGCCTGCTGGTGATCGTGGGCGCGCTGCTGGGGGGGACGCTCCTCCAGGGGCTCTCGGGTCTCGCCCTGGAGATCGTGCTGTCCTTTGGCGCGGCGGCCCTGCTGTTCCTGGTGACCGAGGAACTGCTCACCGAGGCGCACGAGGTCAAGGAGACGCCGCCCATCACCGCCGCCTTCTTCGCGGGCTTCGTGGCCCTGTACCTGCTGGAGTTGGCGTCGTGA
- a CDS encoding signal peptidase II, with protein sequence MRWGPLLLIAALLALEGGLKAWAAANLTPGVDRPLVPGLLHLGFTLNPGMAWGLLGGLTSPLALLRLLVGLGIVAGLLSGRLPTGRVWPLALIAAGALGNALDGLTRGAVVDYLTAPVLDVVARPLTGRPFPIFNLSDVLVCTGTLWLLLHARRMERRAGHSASDRCATSQPKENS encoded by the coding sequence GTGAGGTGGGGGCCCCTGCTGCTGATCGCGGCCCTGCTGGCCCTGGAGGGAGGGCTCAAGGCCTGGGCCGCGGCGAACCTGACCCCGGGCGTGGACCGCCCCTTGGTGCCCGGCCTGCTGCACCTGGGCTTCACCCTGAACCCCGGCATGGCCTGGGGCCTGCTGGGCGGCCTGACCTCCCCGCTGGCCCTCCTGCGCCTGCTGGTCGGCCTGGGGATCGTGGCCGGCCTGCTCTCCGGCCGGCTCCCCACCGGGCGCGTCTGGCCGCTCGCGCTGATCGCGGCGGGGGCGCTCGGGAACGCCTTGGACGGCCTGACTCGCGGTGCGGTCGTCGATTACCTCACTGCCCCCGTGCTGGACGTGGTCGCGCGGCCGCTGACGGGCCGCCCCTTTCCCATCTTCAACCTGTCGGACGTGCTGGTCTGTACGGGCACCCTCTGGCTGCTGCTGCACGCCCGGCGGATGGAACGCCGCGCTGGACATTCCGCCTCTGACCGGTGTGCTACCTCTCAACCCAAGGAGAATTCATGA
- a CDS encoding DUF3105 domain-containing protein, translating into MNRTVLLTLPALLALASCNRGGGEIEGVQSFQNKGGAHQEGRITYAQTPPAGGPHNPAWQNCGVYDRPLYDEYAVHSLEHGAVWLSYQPGLPADQVGALKTLVEGRSYTLLSPHESQKAPLVLTAWNRQLVVQDVSDPRVKQFLQTYEQGGEAPEIGASCSGAYNGTV; encoded by the coding sequence ATGAACCGAACTGTCCTGCTGACCCTGCCCGCCCTGCTCGCGCTTGCCTCCTGCAACCGGGGAGGCGGTGAGATTGAGGGCGTCCAGAGCTTCCAGAACAAGGGGGGAGCCCACCAGGAGGGGCGCATCACCTACGCGCAGACGCCCCCGGCGGGCGGACCCCACAACCCCGCCTGGCAGAACTGCGGCGTGTACGACCGCCCGCTCTACGACGAGTACGCCGTGCACAGCCTGGAGCACGGGGCGGTGTGGCTCAGCTACCAGCCGGGCCTGCCCGCCGATCAGGTCGGGGCCCTGAAGACACTGGTGGAGGGACGCTCCTACACCCTGCTCTCGCCCCACGAGTCGCAGAAGGCCCCCCTCGTCCTCACGGCCTGGAACAGGCAGCTCGTGGTGCAGGACGTCTCGGACCCCCGGGTGAAGCAGTTCCTCCAGACGTATGAGCAGGGGGGCGAAGCCCCGGAGATCGGGGCCTCATGCAGCGGCGCGTACAACGGCACGGTCTAA